The genomic segment CTTGAGCGCGAAGGCCAGATCGTGGCTGGCGTGATCTACGATCCGGCCAAGGACGAGCTGTTCATCGCCGAGCGCGGCAAGGGCGCCTTCCTCAACAACCGCCGCCTGCGCGTCTCCGGCCGACAGGATTTCGCCGACGCGCTCGTCGCCTACGGCACGCCCTATCTCGGCCGCGGCAGCCATGGCCGTCTGCTCAAGGAGGTCGCCGCGGTGATGGCGGTCTCCGGCGGCACCCGCCGCCTCGGTTCGGCGGCGCTCGACCTCGCCTATGTCGCCTGCGGCCGGACCGACCTGTACTGGGAGCGCGACCTCCAGACCTGGGACATCGCGGCCGGCATCATCCTCGTGCGCGAGGCTGGCGGCTTCGTCTCCAGCGCGGATGGCGGCGCCGAGCCGCTCGCGGCCCGCTCTGTGGCCTGCGGGAACGAGGTGCTGCACCGTGAGCTGATCGGCTTGCTGCGCAAGGCCGCCGCGTAACGGGCGGGGCTCCCTCGCGCCCCTCGCTCCTCGCCACCGTTCTCATCGAACGTCCCGCATCGCCGTCAACCGAGCACCCCGCATGGAAGCCCGCCGCCACTCCGCCCTGAAGGACTCGGTCCGCTCGATTCCTGACTATCCGAAGCCGGGCATCATTTTTCGCGACATCACCACCCTGCTCAGCGATCCGCGCTCGTTCCGCCGGGCGGTCGATTCGCTGGTGCACCCCTATGCGGGCGGGCGGATCGATCAGGTCGCGGGTATCGAGGCGCGCGGCTTCATCCTCGGGGGCGCCGTGGCGCACCAGCTCTCCTCGGGATTCGTGCCGATCCGCAAGAAGGGCAAGCTGCCCCACAAGACCGTCTCGACGGCCTATGCGCTGGAATACGGCACCGACGAGATCGAAATCCACGTCGATGCGATCAAGCCGGGGGATCGAGTGATCCTCGTCGACGACCTCATCGCCACTGGCGGCACGGCGACGGCGGCGGTGAACCTTCTGCGCCAGCTCGGCGCCGAGGTCGTGGCCGCCTGCTTCGTGATCGATCTGCCGGAGATCGGCGGCGCCCAGCGCCTGCGGGATCTCGGTGTCACCGTTCGCACGCTGATGGAATTCGAGGGGCACTGAGCCCCTCACGGCGCCGGGGTTTCCGTTCGCCACGCGATGACGGGGAGGTGGTTCCTCGGCCGTCATCGCGAGCGTCAACGCAGCGATACGGCTGCGCGACGTCCCCTATTCGGGCGATCGGCCCTCAGGCCGCTAGGCTGTCGAACAGGCCCTTGCCGTCGGTGCCGCCGACGAGGCCATCCACGAAGTTCTCGGGGTGGGGCATCATGCCGAGCACGTTGCGCTGCTCGGAATAGATCCCGGCGATGGAGTTGAGCGAGCCGTTGCGGTTTGCATCCTCCGTCAGCGCACCGCCGGCGTCGCAGTAACGGAAGGCGATGCGGCCCTCGCCTTCGAGGCGGCCGATCGTCTCCGAATCGGCGAAGTAGTTGCCCTCGCCATGTGCCACGCAGACGTCGATCACCTGACCCTCGGTATAGGCCGAGGTGAACCGTGTGTCGGCACGCTCGACCCGCAGGTACTGCCGGTGGCAGATGAAGCGGCGGTTGACGTTGCGCATCAGCACGCCGGGTAACAGGCCCGATTCGCACAGGATCTGGAAGCCGTTGCAGATGCCGAGCACGAGGCCGCCGCGGGCGGCGTGCGCGCGCACCGCATCCATGGCCGCCGCCCGGCCGGCAATGGCGCCACAGCGCAGATAGTCGCCGTAGGAGAACCCGCCAGGTACCACCGCGAGGTCGGTGCCGGCTGGCAGTTCGGTGTCGGCGTGCCACACGCTGATGACCTCCGCACCGGAGCGGCGGAGTGCGCGGGCCACGTCGCCGTCGCGATTCGAGCCCGGAAAGACGACGACGGCGGCGCGCATCAGGCGATCTCGACGGTGTAGTTCTCGACGACGGTGTTCGCGAGCAGCTTCTCGCAGGCGGCCTTCAGCGTCGCCTCGGCCTGTTCGCGGTTCTCGGAGGCGACCTCAAGGTCGAACACCTTGCCCTGGCGGACGCCGGAGACCTCATCGATCCCGAACGACTTCAGGGCCGCTTCGATCGCCTTCCCCCTGCGGATCGAGAACGCCTGTCTTCAAGGTGACGACGATGCGGGCTTTCATGGCGGGCACTCGTTTAGAAAATCGGCGGGCCGCGCCGCGCGGGGCGGCGATGCCGGGGATGGAGGAAGCTGCGCTCGATCGCGTGCGAGTGAGCCGGACTTTTCAAGGCGAACCGGGAGCAGGCGAGGCGCGGCTTGCGGGATCCCGGAAATCTATCGCGGTTTTGTGAAGAGGTCACCGCACGAAAAAAGATCAGCGGCGTCGAGTCGAGCCGATCGGCTCGGCTTCAGTGGCGCGGCGCCAGAGCTGGACCATGATCCAGGCGGCGACGAGGCTGAACAGCGCCATGAGCACGTGGCCGACTTGGTCGCCGAGATCGAGCAATCCGGCCAGCGCCCAGCCCGCGGCAATGGCCGCGGCGAACACTTCCGTGCCGACCAGCACCATGAGGCCGAGTATCGTGATGAGGTTCCGCATACCCGCGTAAGCCTGTTCCGCTCTTCAAGCGGCGAACTAGCCCGAGGCCGGGCCCCGGCGCAACCGCCCGGAACGAACGAGCAGACACAGATAGGGTATGAATGCGTCGGGCCTGCGCGTGCGCAGACGATTTTGACAACGAAAAGGGACGGCGGTTTCGATCCGCCGGCCCTTTGTAGATTTAGCGCGGCGCGCGCTTGGCGAGGATACGCTGGAGCGTACGCCGGTGCATGTTCAGGCGCCGTGCCGTCTCGGAGACGTTGCGGCTGCACAACTCGTAGACGCGCTGGATATGCTCCCAGCGCACCCGATCGGCCGACATCGGGTTCTCCGGCGGGTCGGCCCGCTCGCCCGGCTGCGCCATCAGCGTGCCGTGGATCTCGTCGGCATCGGCCGGCTTGGCGAGATAGTCGAAGGCGCCGAGCTTGACCGCCGTCACCGCCGTGGCAATGTTGCCGTAGCCGGTCAGGATCACGCCCCTTGCCTCGGGGCGGCGCTCCTTGAGGCGGGCGATCACGTCGAGCCCGTTGCCGTCGCCGAGCCGCATGTCGATCACGGCGAAAGCGGGCGCCTTGGTCTCGACGGCCGCGACGCCCTCGCTGACGCTCTCAGCCACGTGGACCTCATATCCCCGCGCTTCCATCGCCCGGGCGAGGCGGGTCGAGAAAGGCTTGTCGTCGTCAACGATCAGAAGGCTGCGATCGCTGAAGGCGGAAAGGGGATCGGCATCGGAAAGAAAAGCGGTGTCGGAGCCCGGCACCGTCGTCCCGCTCTGCGTCAGCATGCGGTGCTCCTCGTCGGTTCGTGTCATCTCTCTGCATTATATGGGTGCGGCATCCCGTTCCGTTAGGGGTCGCAGAGAATTGTGCGCAACGCGATGGGGCACAATCACCTCCCTCTCGAAAATGTGACGGGCCCACGTCACCCGCACCAGCGCACCGTGCTGTCCCACCTCTGTGATGTTGGACAGGAGGAGTTGCGCGCCGGAGCGCTCGATCAACGTCTTGGCGATGAACAGACCGAGTCCGAGTCCCCCGCCGACCTCGTCGGGGTTCTGCGAACGGTCGCGATTCCGGGTGGTGACGTAGGGCTCCCCGGCCCTCAACAGCACCTCGCTGGGGAAACCGGGGCCGTCGTCGCGGACCGTCAGCGTGACGCGCTCGGCGTCCCACCCGGCTTCGAGCACCACGC from the Methylorubrum extorquens genome contains:
- the suhB gene encoding inositol monophosphatase; putative 30S ribosome biogenesis factor (Evidence 2b : Function from indirect experimental evidences (e.g. phenotypes); PubMedId : 26980831; Product type e : enzyme) codes for the protein MINSPLMTVMVDAVRKAARGLKRDFGEIENLQVSRKGPGNFVSAADRKAEEVLRDALMKARPGYGLIMEESGTIEGTDRSHTWHVDPLDGTTNFLHGIPHFAISVGLEREGQIVAGVIYDPAKDELFIAERGKGAFLNNRRLRVSGRQDFADALVAYGTPYLGRGSHGRLLKEVAAVMAVSGGTRRLGSAALDLAYVACGRTDLYWERDLQTWDIAAGIILVREAGGFVSSADGGAEPLAARSVACGNEVLHRELIGLLRKAAA
- the purQ gene encoding phosphoribosylformylglycinamidine synthase I (Evidence 2a : Function from experimental evidences in other organisms; PubMedId : 10071207; Product type e : enzyme), producing the protein MRAAVVVFPGSNRDGDVARALRRSGAEVISVWHADTELPAGTDLAVVPGGFSYGDYLRCGAIAGRAAAMDAVRAHAARGGLVLGICNGFQILCESGLLPGVLMRNVNRRFICHRQYLRVERADTRFTSAYTEGQVIDVCVAHGEGNYFADSETIGRLEGEGRIAFRYCDAGGALTEDANRNGSLNSIAGIYSEQRNVLGMMPHPENFVDGLVGGTDGKGLFDSLAA
- a CDS encoding conserved protein of unknown function; putative exported protein (Evidence 4 : Unknown function but conserved in other organisms), coding for MRNLITILGLMVLVGTEVFAAAIAAGWALAGLLDLGDQVGHVLMALFSLVAAWIMVQLWRRATEAEPIGSTRRR
- the apt gene encoding adenine phosphoribosyltransferase (Evidence 2b : Function from indirect experimental evidences (e.g. phenotypes); Product type e : enzyme), with the protein product MEARRHSALKDSVRSIPDYPKPGIIFRDITTLLSDPRSFRRAVDSLVHPYAGGRIDQVAGIEARGFILGGAVAHQLSSGFVPIRKKGKLPHKTVSTAYALEYGTDEIEIHVDAIKPGDRVILVDDLIATGGTATAAVNLLRQLGAEVVAACFVIDLPEIGGAQRLRDLGVTVRTLMEFEGH
- the regR gene encoding two-component transcriptional regulator RegR, Fis family (Evidence 2a : Function from experimental evidences in other organisms; PubMedId : 9683482; Product type r : regulator), translated to MLTQSGTTVPGSDTAFLSDADPLSAFSDRSLLIVDDDKPFSTRLARAMEARGYEVHVAESVSEGVAAVETKAPAFAVIDMRLGDGNGLDVIARLKERRPEARGVILTGYGNIATAVTAVKLGAFDYLAKPADADEIHGTLMAQPGERADPPENPMSADRVRWEHIQRVYELCSRNVSETARRLNMHRRTLQRILAKRAPR
- a CDS encoding Phosphoribosylformylglycinamidine synthetase PurS (fragment), whose amino-acid sequence is MFDLEVASENREQAEATLKAACEKLLANTVVENYTVEIA